One genomic window of Cottoperca gobio chromosome 10, fCotGob3.1, whole genome shotgun sequence includes the following:
- the mtus1a gene encoding microtubule-associated tumor suppressor 1 homolog A isoform X1 — translation MSNSTFRISTDQIASTVPLAHREALCSESHYSSSLSPSPDSNSISNLSDREANSSPDNNVLEICFSDTSSLDDPYNTALLKGDILSGVSKNLNENFIATPVNGSVNFWNENLSLMSDHETGSKSKFSENTEDRSNSAVMSLDSAGRESRQSSGETSRRGSTENDFCSLSSGEMVLRSNSFCLADQSLLVSSLEESSMSLTASHPALPAESNLLSTTLPNVLEKSTEGVIEENMGHWTLGMTFTEAQLSTEENNMETSNSLVALPSENKGSLLMTFVCETSANCGKGVQLASAEAEPLIRFPAAFTPEQGDKFVPSLSAMQDTDEGIHTSTPVQNIGNTIASLPSFSVSPCTRNAGNPGLHPVKWQQISLTPNSLVAASKVKKIEIKKFPKSDFSSVKSKVVTGNLHQMSVSGSASQHKPSQVNMNNNHTEAQRGATNRISPTKLRSRTAVVSTTTKIVNAAQRRVNTGAANLGVTQLSAVQCINASSATEQAASSQEADTAQHSGNQTFCFSSIEKSPDRSGQTDPETIPKKGVLNKIEVTTGSALGQNKPAVLKTQPRCSSEGSSLSSRTPREKRTIPRFSTSTKGPAKNSTREVKRISLVAKSSKSTTTGASWDESKSRFQGLPSPRQTRVAQLSQPPAASPRPATLSTRQRQASWGRDEYRTSKAVGTPQSKLKSSTGSQRVQAGEPSVGSAATASTKPQLNGFRPPYTPTRPSLMGPPPTSTSRLPRMIPRPSRSLTEAGVHTEQSEVSGGAAHKPSPFKAAVLKAILITTTSGKNTGPLDKNKPKAGSRPQHRQPQASQPNQRNRPPDVVPASVAEGGRKDQSIQQLRGLLAASNCRFEAVAIVLQQTLAERDEATRQCRDLSQELVNLQGELVCSVHSSERLEKEKDELCAALEDAVHKLQEQHQQDLVEVEQRVQAFYQTKWDKVQLTFHEETDKCRTLMQQQMGELEANHEAMKLKLESSHAEQLQSVKQQCETSLEELSKVHNQELQSLDTSLKETGAALSGQIEGLTVENNDLIEKLTAKENRRKQLAEKSQKDSHTLYLEQELESLKVVLEIKNKQLHQQEKKLMEIDKLTEKNVKLDESIKKVQQENEDLRARMEIHYSLSRQLSTEQAVLQESLHKESKMNKRLSMENEELIWKLHNGDLSSPCKMQSPTSSPPVSPR, via the exons ATGTCTAATTCGACATTCAGGATATCCACTGACCAAATTGCGAGCACAGTTCCTCTGGCCCACAGAGAGGCCCTCTGCTCTGAGAGTCATTACAGCTCGTCACTGTCGCCTTCACCTGACTCCAACAGTATTTCAAACCTGAGCGACAGAGAAGCCAACAGCTCCCCTGACAACAACGTGCTGGAGATCTGCTTCAGCGACACCTCCTCTTTGGATGACCCCTACAACACCGCCTTACTGAAAGGTGATATACTCTCTGGTGTAAGCAAGAACCTGAACGAAAATTTTATTGCCACACCTGTTAATGGCAGTGTGAATTTCTGGAATGAAAACTTGAGTCTGATGAGCGACCATGAGACGGGATCAAAATCAAAGTTCAGTGAGAACACAGAAGACAGAAGTAACAGTGCAGTGATGTCTCTAGACTCTGCTGGGAGGGAAAGCCGACAGAGTTCAGGTGAGACGTCCCGTAGAGGATCCACTGAGAATGACTTCTGCTCCCTGAGCTCTGGGGAAATGGTATTAAGAAGCAACAGTTTTTGTCTGGCAGATCAGTCACTGTTGGTCTCTTCCCTGGAAGAGTCATCTATGTCTCTGACAGCGAGCCATCCAGCATTGCCTGCTGAATCTAACCTGTTGTCAACCACTCTGCCAAATGTCCTTGAAAAATCCACAGAAGGAGTCATCGAGGAAAACATGGGCCATTGGACTCTTGGCATGACTTTCACTGAGGCACAGCTCTCCACTGAGGAAAATAATATGGAAACATCTAACTCTCTTGTAGCTCTGCCAAGTGAGAACAAGGGAAGTCTTTTGATGACCTTTGTCTGTGAAACATCTGCAAATTGTGGAAAAGGGGTTCAGTTAGCTAGTGCTGAAGCAGAGCCACTGATCCGGTTCCCTGCAGCATTTACACCAGAACAAGGTGATAAGTTTGTGCCCTCTCTGTCAGCTATGCAAGACACTGATGAGGGTATTCATACTTCCACTCCCGTACAAAACATTGGGAACACAATAGCCAGCCTCCCCTCCTTTTCAGTGTCTCCCTGTACTAGAAATGCAGGTAACCCAGGACTCCACCCTGTTAAATGGCAGCAAATCTCTTTAACTCCTAACAGTTTGGTTGCAGCCAGCAAGGTCAAGAAAATAGAAATTAAGAAGTTTCCCAAGTCAGACTTCAGCAGCGTAAAATCAAAAGTTGTGACAGGAAATTTGCATCAAATGTCAGTGTCGGGTTCCGCTTCACAGCACAAACCATCACAAGTTAACATGAACAATAACCACACTGAAGCACAAAGAGGAGCAACTAACAGGATTAGTCCTACAAAGTTAAGGAGTCGAACTGCAGTTGTCTCTACTACCACTAAAATTGTCAATGCTGCTCAGAGACGAGTTAATACAGGGGCGGCTAATTTGGGTGTGACACAGTTATCTGCAGTCCAATGCATTAATGCCAGCTCTGCAACAGAACAGGCAGCCTCAAGCCAAGAAGCAGACACCGCACAGCATTCTGGCAACCAGACCTTTTGCTTCTCATCCATAGAAAAATCCCCTGATAGAAGTGGCCAAACAGATCCGGAAACAATTCCAAAAAAGGGCGTGTTAAACAAAATTGAGGTCACAACAGGCTCAGCTTTAGGCCAGAACAAGCCTGCCGTGCTCAAGACGCAGCCTCGCTGCTCATCGGAGGGTTCATCATTGTCATCTAGGACACCCAGGGAGAAGAGAACGATTCCAAGGTTTTCTACTAGCACAAAAGGACCTGCTAAAAACTCAACAAGAGAGGTTAAGAGGATCAGCCTGGTG GCAAAGTCCAGCAAATCGACAACAACAGGAGCCTCATGGGATGAGAGTAAGAGCAGATTTCAAGGACTGCCATCTCCTAGACAAACAAGAGTAGCCCAACTTTCACAACCTCCTGCTGCCAGTCCCAGACCAGCCACGCTGTCGACCAGGCAGAGGCAGGCATCCTGGGGGAGGGATGAATACAGGACCTCCAAAGCTGTAGGGACACCTCAGTCCAAGCTGAAAAGCAGCACAG GCAGTCAGAGAGTGCAGGCAGGAGAGCCATCCGTTGGAAGTGCAGCAACAGCAAGCACAAAGCCTCAACTGAATGGATTCCGACCTCCTTATACTCCCACTCGGCCCTCTCTCATGGGCCCTCCCCCAACTTCTACTTCTAGACTACCACGCATGATCCCGAGGCCATCCAGGAGCCTTACTGAGGCCGGTGTTCACACTGAGCAGAGTGAAG TTTCTGGAGGAGCTGCACATAAACCATCCCCATTCAAAGCTGCTGTGCTGAAAGCGATACTCATCACAACAACCTCTGGGAAAAACACTGGACCAT TGGACAAAAACAAACCCAAGGCCGGCTCCCGCCCGCAGCACCGTCAGCCGCAAGCGTCCCAACCAAACCAGCGTAACAGACCTCCAGATGTGGTGCCAGCGAGTGTCGCAGAGGGCGGGAGAAAGGACCAGAGCATCCAGCAGCTCAGAGGACTCCTGGCAGCGAGTAACTGCAGATTTGAGGCCGTCGCCATCGTTCTGCAGCAAACTTTGGCTGAG cgtGATGAAGCCACAAGGCAGTGCAGAGATCTGTCCCAGGAGCTGGTCAACCTTCAAGGAGAGCTGG TTTGCTCCGTCCATTCATCTGAACgtctggagaaggagaaggatgaGTTGTGTGCTGCTCTGGAGGATGCTGTGCACAAGCTGCAGGAGCAGCACCAGCAGGATCTGGTcgaggtggagcagagagtgCAGGCCTTCTACCAGACGAAGTGGGACAAAGTCCAGCTCACCTTCCACGAGGAGACTGACAAGTGCAGGACTCTCATGCAACAGCAG ATGGGAGAGCTTGAAGCCAATCATGAAGCCATGAAGCTGAAACTAGAGAGCAGCCATGCAGAGCAGCTGCAGTCTGTTAAACAGCAGTGTGAAACGTCACTGGAAG AGCTCAGCAAAGTCCACAATCAGGAGCTGCAGTCTTTGGACACAAGTTTAAAAGAGACGGGAGCCGCTCTATCT GGACAGATTGAAGGGCTGACTGTGGAGAACAATGACCTGATTGAGAAGCTCACTGCCAAAGagaacaggaggaaacagctggCCGAAAAGAGTCAG AAGGACTCGCACACCCTGTATCTGGAGCAGGAGCTAGAGAGCCTCAAAGTGGtgctggaaataaaaaacaaacagctccaccagcaggagaagaagctGATGGAGATAGACAAGCTG ACAGAGAAAAATGTGAAGTTGGACGAGAGCATTAAGAAGGTCCAGCAGGAGAATGAGGACCTGAGAGCCCGCATGGAAATACATTATTCACTGTCGAG GCAGCTGTCGACGGAGCAGGCCGTGCTGCAGGAGTCCCTTCATAAGGAGTCCAAGATGAACAAACGTTTGTCGATGGAGAACGAGGAGCTGATATGGAAGCTCCACAACGGAGACCTGAGCAGCCCCTGCAAGATGCAGTCCCCCACCTCCAGCCCTCCTGTCTCGCCCAGATAA
- the pdgfrl gene encoding LOW QUALITY PROTEIN: platelet-derived growth factor receptor-like protein (The sequence of the model RefSeq protein was modified relative to this genomic sequence to represent the inferred CDS: deleted 1 base in 1 codon), whose amino-acid sequence MKLWVVLCMALLWVELQNGACQQVKRRKDVGENRIRPGGKRVKVRNPKLKDGGVKGQSLLTQVLDKGRFLRLGQSTSLTPGRNMELRCKGNSIGWSYPSYLDTFNDSRLSIKQSDKFSQLILTSPSAADTGHYSCWVITCDGTECERDHDRSYVSYVYFTDKDNLFVPSAIHFEIVYLRPDRPAVVPCRVTEPQAKVSLHREVPPEEITANGTQVTYDPTKGFVLQNPSPEHQGVFYCKAVSKGTPQISTKYQLLYVEVPSGAPFVSLEASPESVGGGDNVNVTCTVLGSPRWTELHLSYPGQDHRPVHIQMSWRLVNRGMSHITRVSQSVMTVEDLETIDFGNYICKAKNQNGETIVTTNIISK is encoded by the exons GTGCCTGCCAGCAAGTCAAGCGAAGAAAAGACGTAGGAGAGAACCGCATCCGCCCAGGGGGGAAGCGGGTGAAGGTGCGAAACCCCAAACTAAAAGATGGAGGAGTAAAGGGCCAGTCCCTGTTGACCCAGGTTTTAGATAAGGGACGCTTCCTGCGCCTGGGCCAGAGCACAAGTCTGACTCCTGGGAGGAACATGGAGCTGCGCTGCAAAGGCAACTCTATCGGATGGTCATACCCGTCCTACCTGGACACCTTCAACGACTCACGCCTCAG CATCAAGCAGAGCGACAAGTTCAGTCAGCTGATCTTGACGTCGCCCTCTGCTGCCGACACAGGGCACTACAGCTGCTGGGTGATCACGTGTGACGGCACGGAGTGTGAGAGGGACCACGATCGCTCCTACGTCTCATACGTCTACTTCACCG ACAAAGACAACCTCTTCGTCCCCTCTGCCATCCACTTTGAGATCGTGTACCTGCGGCCTGACAGGCCCGCTGTGGTGCCCTGCCGTGTGACAGAGCCGCAGGCCAAGGTGTCCCTGCACAGAGAAGTCCCTCCGGAGGAGATCACGGCCAACGGGACGCAGGTGACCTACGACCCCACCAAGGGCTTTGTCCTGCAGAACCCCAGCCCAGAGCATCAGGGGGTCTTCTACTGCAAGGCCGTGAGCAAGGGCACCCCTCAGATCTCCACAAAGTACCAGCTGCTCTACGTGGAGG TTCCTAGTGGGGCTCCATTTGTGAGCCTTGAAGCCTCTCCGGAGTCTGTGGGAGGAGGAGACAACGTCAATGTGACCTGCACAGTGCTGGGGAGCCCGAGGTGGACG GAGCTTCACCTGTCTTATCCTGGCCAG gACCACCGCCCAGTTCACATCCAGATGTCCTGGAGGCTGGTAAACAGAGGTATGAGCCACATCACCAGGGTCTCCCAGAGCGTCATGACTGTAGAAGACTTGGAGACCATCGACTTTGGAAACTACATCTGTAAAGCCAAGAACCAGAACGGGGAGACAATTGTGACGACCAACATCATCTCCAAATAG
- the mtus1a gene encoding microtubule-associated tumor suppressor 1 homolog A isoform X2, which yields MLWSPKLSLSNIHVRLTAKGLLRNLQLLSGCRKNTVVFQAVDKNKPKAGSRPQHRQPQASQPNQRNRPPDVVPASVAEGGRKDQSIQQLRGLLAASNCRFEAVAIVLQQTLAERDEATRQCRDLSQELVNLQGELVCSVHSSERLEKEKDELCAALEDAVHKLQEQHQQDLVEVEQRVQAFYQTKWDKVQLTFHEETDKCRTLMQQQMGELEANHEAMKLKLESSHAEQLQSVKQQCETSLEELSKVHNQELQSLDTSLKETGAALSGQIEGLTVENNDLIEKLTAKENRRKQLAEKSQKDSHTLYLEQELESLKVVLEIKNKQLHQQEKKLMEIDKLTEKNVKLDESIKKVQQENEDLRARMEIHYSLSRQLSTEQAVLQESLHKESKMNKRLSMENEELIWKLHNGDLSSPCKMQSPTSSPPVSPR from the exons ATGTTATGGTCTCCGAAGCTCTCCTTGTCGAACATCCACGTGCGTCTGACAGCCAAGGGTTTACTCCGAAACCTTCAGCTGCTGTCAGGATGCAGGAAGAACACGGTGGTTTTCCAAGCAG TGGACAAAAACAAACCCAAGGCCGGCTCCCGCCCGCAGCACCGTCAGCCGCAAGCGTCCCAACCAAACCAGCGTAACAGACCTCCAGATGTGGTGCCAGCGAGTGTCGCAGAGGGCGGGAGAAAGGACCAGAGCATCCAGCAGCTCAGAGGACTCCTGGCAGCGAGTAACTGCAGATTTGAGGCCGTCGCCATCGTTCTGCAGCAAACTTTGGCTGAG cgtGATGAAGCCACAAGGCAGTGCAGAGATCTGTCCCAGGAGCTGGTCAACCTTCAAGGAGAGCTGG TTTGCTCCGTCCATTCATCTGAACgtctggagaaggagaaggatgaGTTGTGTGCTGCTCTGGAGGATGCTGTGCACAAGCTGCAGGAGCAGCACCAGCAGGATCTGGTcgaggtggagcagagagtgCAGGCCTTCTACCAGACGAAGTGGGACAAAGTCCAGCTCACCTTCCACGAGGAGACTGACAAGTGCAGGACTCTCATGCAACAGCAG ATGGGAGAGCTTGAAGCCAATCATGAAGCCATGAAGCTGAAACTAGAGAGCAGCCATGCAGAGCAGCTGCAGTCTGTTAAACAGCAGTGTGAAACGTCACTGGAAG AGCTCAGCAAAGTCCACAATCAGGAGCTGCAGTCTTTGGACACAAGTTTAAAAGAGACGGGAGCCGCTCTATCT GGACAGATTGAAGGGCTGACTGTGGAGAACAATGACCTGATTGAGAAGCTCACTGCCAAAGagaacaggaggaaacagctggCCGAAAAGAGTCAG AAGGACTCGCACACCCTGTATCTGGAGCAGGAGCTAGAGAGCCTCAAAGTGGtgctggaaataaaaaacaaacagctccaccagcaggagaagaagctGATGGAGATAGACAAGCTG ACAGAGAAAAATGTGAAGTTGGACGAGAGCATTAAGAAGGTCCAGCAGGAGAATGAGGACCTGAGAGCCCGCATGGAAATACATTATTCACTGTCGAG GCAGCTGTCGACGGAGCAGGCCGTGCTGCAGGAGTCCCTTCATAAGGAGTCCAAGATGAACAAACGTTTGTCGATGGAGAACGAGGAGCTGATATGGAAGCTCCACAACGGAGACCTGAGCAGCCCCTGCAAGATGCAGTCCCCCACCTCCAGCCCTCCTGTCTCGCCCAGATAA